The following are encoded together in the Clostridium sp. BJN0013 genome:
- a CDS encoding NAD(P)/FAD-dependent oxidoreductase translates to MPIIINNLNISLDEDYDELKIKVAKKLKISNKYIKNFKILKESIDARKKNNIKLNYSVKVICENEKKIVSKLKNKDIKIEEKNLTEKLICGTKKMETRPIIVGIGPAGMFAGLLLAENGYKPLIIERGEKIEERTLTVNKFWNTRKLDAESNVQFGEGGAGTFSDGKLTTRIKDKKCQFILDTFVKYGAPEEIIYSGKPHIGTDNLKIVVKNIRNRILELGGEILFKSKLEDLIIAHKKLKAVVVNGSQISCDNLILAIGHSSRDTYEMIYKRDVFMEPKAFAIGVRVEHSQHMIDVNQYGKFAGHPKLKAADYRLVYKSKEGRGVYSFCMCPGGEVVAAASEEGRLVTNGMSYYNRASNNANSAVVVTVGEKDFSGDSPLRGIEFQRYYENLAYNTGGGNYIAPVQLIKDFLEDKVSHKLEDVKPTYKPGYEFRDLNLCLPEKVALSLKEGFMDFERKIKGFSQGDGVMIGIETRTSAPVKIVRNANLESISVKGLYPCGEGAGFAGGIVSAAVDGLKVAENIIKAYSNLDI, encoded by the coding sequence ATGCCAATAATAATCAATAATTTAAATATAAGTTTGGATGAGGATTATGATGAACTAAAAATAAAAGTTGCTAAAAAGCTGAAGATAAGTAATAAATATATTAAAAACTTTAAAATACTTAAAGAATCCATAGATGCCAGGAAAAAAAATAATATAAAACTTAACTATTCTGTAAAAGTAATTTGTGAGAATGAAAAGAAAATAGTATCAAAGTTAAAGAATAAAGATATAAAAATAGAAGAGAAAAATTTAACAGAAAAATTGATTTGCGGCACAAAAAAAATGGAAACTAGACCTATAATTGTAGGAATAGGACCGGCAGGTATGTTTGCAGGTCTTTTACTGGCGGAAAATGGATATAAACCTTTGATAATAGAAAGGGGAGAAAAAATTGAAGAAAGGACGTTAACTGTAAATAAGTTTTGGAATACCAGAAAATTAGATGCTGAATCCAATGTACAGTTTGGAGAGGGAGGGGCAGGTACTTTTTCTGATGGAAAACTCACTACCAGGATAAAGGATAAGAAATGTCAATTTATTCTAGATACCTTTGTGAAATATGGAGCTCCAGAGGAAATAATATATAGTGGCAAGCCACATATAGGAACAGATAATTTGAAAATAGTAGTTAAAAATATAAGAAATAGGATATTGGAATTGGGAGGAGAAATACTATTTAAAAGTAAATTAGAAGATTTAATTATAGCACATAAAAAGTTAAAAGCTGTAGTGGTAAATGGCAGTCAAATTTCCTGTGACAATTTAATATTAGCTATAGGACATAGTTCAAGAGATACATATGAAATGATCTATAAAAGAGATGTATTTATGGAACCTAAAGCATTTGCCATAGGGGTCAGAGTAGAGCATTCTCAGCATATGATAGATGTAAATCAATATGGAAAATTTGCAGGGCATCCAAAATTAAAGGCTGCAGATTATAGATTAGTATACAAAAGTAAAGAAGGACGAGGAGTCTACAGTTTTTGTATGTGTCCTGGAGGAGAAGTGGTAGCTGCGGCTTCAGAGGAGGGCAGGCTTGTAACTAATGGTATGAGTTATTATAATAGGGCATCAAATAATGCAAACTCTGCTGTAGTTGTAACTGTGGGAGAAAAAGATTTTTCAGGAGATTCTCCACTTAGAGGTATAGAATTTCAAAGATACTATGAAAATTTAGCTTATAATACTGGAGGAGGAAATTACATCGCTCCGGTACAGTTAATTAAAGATTTTTTAGAGGATAAAGTATCTCATAAACTAGAAGATGTAAAACCCACTTATAAGCCGGGATATGAATTTAGGGATTTAAATCTATGTCTTCCTGAAAAGGTAGCTTTATCGTTAAAAGAAGGATTTATGGATTTTGAAAGAAAAATAAAAGGATTTTCCCAAGGGGATGGAGTTATGATAGGAATTGAAACTAGAACATCTGCACCGGTTAAAATAGTCAGAAATGCTAATTTGGAGAGTATTTCAGTAAAAGGATTATATCCTTGTGGTGAAGGGGCAGGATTTGCAGGAGGCATAGTATCTGCTGCAGTGGATGGTTTAAAAGTGGCTGAAAATATAATAAAAGCTTATAGTAATCTTGATATATAA
- a CDS encoding YbbR-like domain-containing protein, with product MEEKIKENQILIKICCIVAAFILWLYIFNVENPTIERKIVVPVTIVNKNILTQSKLVQVGEKEFRVSLLIKGSASDLYSIKATDFELQSDLNSYAMKKGENTVPVSVKKSPDNITIINNENLWIKLQLDKLKQKTFSIKVLLQGKVKEGYYPLEPILKTQQAEISGAENVINKVKTVVGNCDLKSTSSDINTSLTLQAQDTSGNVLKDIVIKPSSVKITIPVVKIKTVPVNIKLQDNVSDVSKLITAEPEKVDIAGEERIIKDINGIDTESIDLSKIQSEENIQAKLIVPQGVKLVTGTGVVKLKINSSELNNSNKTSQKEMNLNIQIKNLNDAYTAQLSSNSVSVVVSGSESIINNLSENSVSCYVDASSATEGEQTVSVVVSLPEGVSLVSQDVQNINLQVSKKTLEEQNANNNQ from the coding sequence GTGGAAGAAAAAATTAAAGAAAATCAAATTTTAATAAAAATATGTTGTATTGTTGCAGCATTTATTTTATGGCTATACATATTTAATGTAGAAAATCCTACAATAGAAAGAAAAATTGTAGTGCCTGTAACTATAGTCAATAAAAATATACTTACTCAATCAAAACTTGTACAAGTTGGAGAAAAAGAATTTAGGGTATCTCTTCTTATAAAAGGAAGTGCCTCTGATTTATATTCCATTAAAGCTACTGATTTTGAATTACAGTCAGATTTAAATTCTTATGCCATGAAAAAAGGAGAGAATACTGTACCTGTATCAGTAAAAAAGAGTCCTGATAATATAACTATAATCAATAATGAGAATTTATGGATAAAATTGCAATTAGATAAATTAAAACAAAAAACTTTTTCTATAAAAGTATTACTACAGGGAAAAGTTAAAGAAGGATATTATCCTTTGGAGCCTATATTAAAAACACAACAGGCAGAAATTAGCGGGGCAGAAAATGTAATAAACAAAGTAAAAACGGTTGTAGGAAATTGTGATTTAAAATCTACATCGTCAGATATAAATACTTCACTAACATTACAGGCACAAGATACATCAGGCAATGTATTAAAGGATATAGTTATTAAGCCATCTTCCGTTAAGATTACTATACCTGTGGTTAAAATTAAAACTGTTCCAGTAAATATTAAATTACAGGACAATGTTTCAGATGTTAGTAAATTGATAACTGCAGAACCGGAAAAGGTGGATATAGCAGGAGAGGAAAGGATTATTAAAGATATAAATGGAATAGATACGGAATCTATCGATTTAAGTAAAATTCAAAGTGAAGAAAACATTCAGGCAAAGTTGATAGTGCCACAAGGTGTAAAACTGGTTACTGGTACTGGAGTGGTGAAATTAAAAATAAATTCAAGTGAATTAAATAATTCTAATAAAACCTCTCAGAAGGAAATGAATCTAAATATACAGATTAAAAATTTAAATGATGCTTATACAGCCCAATTAAGTTCTAATAGTGTATCTGTAGTAGTTTCTGGATCTGAAAGTATTATAAATAATTTAAGTGAAAATAGTGTATCCTGTTATGTAGATGCCAGTTCTGCAACTGAAGGGGAACAAACTGTAAGTGTAGTAGTATCTCTTCCAGAGGGAGTATCTCTAGTATCTCAGGATGTACAAAATATTAATTTACAAGTTAGTAAAAAAACATTGGAGGAACAAAATGCCAATAATAATCAATAA
- the cdaA gene encoding diadenylate cyclase CdaA gives MELLQLTVNSIKNISITSIMDILVVAYILYKAYMLIKETRAEQLLKGIMLIIFLIPISSFFNLVMLNWILTKTLTIGVLSIVIIFQPEIRRALEHLGRTAFNDKHILADEEIMEKVITEIVTSVENLSQSKTGAIIVIEQVTGLGDVINTGTKLDAIVSSALLENIFVVNTPLHDGATIIRNDRIVSSGCFLPLTNNNQLNKKLGTRHRAAIGISENSDALVIVVSEETGIISFVANGKLMRNYTKDRLKKVLTAIMRKRFQSKATWRERVIEWKKKLKKIKF, from the coding sequence GTGGAACTATTGCAACTAACGGTTAATTCAATAAAAAATATAAGTATAACTTCTATTATGGATATACTTGTAGTAGCATATATACTCTATAAAGCATATATGCTTATAAAGGAGACTAGGGCAGAACAACTTTTAAAAGGAATTATGCTTATAATATTTCTCATACCTATAAGTAGTTTTTTCAATTTAGTAATGCTTAATTGGATACTTACAAAAACTTTAACTATAGGAGTTTTGTCTATTGTAATTATATTTCAGCCAGAAATTCGCAGGGCACTTGAGCATTTAGGGAGAACAGCTTTTAATGATAAGCATATATTGGCAGATGAGGAGATAATGGAAAAAGTTATAACAGAAATTGTAACTTCTGTAGAAAATTTGTCACAAAGTAAAACTGGAGCTATTATTGTAATAGAGCAGGTTACAGGTCTTGGAGATGTGATAAATACAGGAACAAAACTAGATGCAATAGTATCTTCTGCACTTTTAGAGAATATATTTGTGGTAAATACTCCCTTACATGATGGGGCAACTATAATAAGAAATGACAGGATAGTGTCATCGGGATGTTTCCTGCCACTTACAAATAACAATCAATTAAATAAAAAATTGGGTACAAGACATAGAGCAGCAATTGGAATATCGGAAAATTCTGATGCTTTGGTTATAGTAGTATCAGAAGAGACTGGCATAATTTCTTTTGTTGCTAATGGAAAGCTTATGAGAAATTATACAAAAGACAGATTAAAGAAAGTTCTTACTGCTATAATGAGAAAAAGATTTCAAAGCAAAGCTACATGGAGAGAGAGGGTGATTGAGTGGAAGAAAAAATTAAAGAAAATCAAATTTTAA
- a CDS encoding cell wall hydrolase, with the protein MKKFFCFIIFSLLLLTLSVKVNAEESNNDNSMLFNQQDEVVQVFNYSNQKIYITQDDVELMAKVVYAESNSEPFEGQVAVASVILNRVQYPEFPKTIQGVIKQKGAFSCVKNGDINVTPNRNSYTAVAQALKGVDPTGKSTFFYNPKIATSQWMKNINKKNVKSIGNHVFFIVD; encoded by the coding sequence TTGAAAAAATTTTTTTGTTTTATAATTTTTTCGTTATTACTGTTAACACTCTCTGTAAAAGTGAATGCAGAAGAATCTAACAATGATAATTCTATGTTATTTAATCAACAAGATGAAGTTGTGCAGGTATTTAATTACTCCAATCAAAAGATATACATAACTCAAGATGACGTGGAATTAATGGCTAAAGTAGTTTACGCTGAAAGTAATTCTGAACCCTTTGAAGGTCAGGTAGCTGTAGCATCTGTAATATTAAATAGAGTGCAATATCCTGAATTTCCAAAAACAATACAGGGTGTTATAAAACAAAAAGGAGCTTTTTCTTGTGTAAAAAATGGAGATATAAACGTAACTCCAAACCGAAATAGCTACACCGCAGTAGCACAGGCATTAAAGGGAGTGGATCCTACAGGTAAATCTACTTTCTTTTATAATCCAAAGATAGCTACATCTCAATGGATGAAAAATATTAATAAAAAAAATGTTAAATCTATAGGAAATCATGTATTTTTTATAGTCGACTAA
- a CDS encoding NAD(P)/FAD-dependent oxidoreductase, translating to MEHRYDIAIVGSGPAGISAAINAKIRNKNIIIFGNEELSDKLVKAPKISNYIGLPDITGLELKSKFQNHLDVMGINITFEKINSIYAMGQYFALAVNEKIYEANAVVLATGIEYTKPLKGEEEFLGRGVGYCATCDAPLYKDKTVTVIGYNKEAEREANYVSELAQKVYYIPIYRESPSLKDNIEVIRDKVLEIYGTDKVERVILKYKSISTDGVFVLKSSIAPDQLMPGLILETGHIKVDVNMKTNIEGCFAAGDCTGKPYQYMKAVGQGQIAALNVVSYLDSK from the coding sequence TTGGAACATAGGTATGATATCGCCATAGTAGGTAGTGGTCCTGCCGGGATTTCTGCAGCCATTAATGCTAAGATAAGAAATAAAAATATTATTATTTTTGGCAATGAAGAACTTAGTGATAAATTGGTTAAAGCTCCTAAGATCAGCAATTATATTGGATTGCCAGATATAACAGGATTGGAATTAAAAAGTAAATTTCAAAATCATTTAGATGTTATGGGAATAAATATAACATTTGAAAAAATAAATTCCATATATGCTATGGGACAATATTTTGCTCTTGCAGTTAATGAAAAGATATATGAAGCAAATGCAGTTGTACTAGCTACAGGAATAGAATATACAAAACCTTTAAAAGGAGAAGAAGAATTTCTCGGCAGAGGAGTAGGCTATTGTGCAACCTGTGATGCACCTCTTTATAAGGATAAAACTGTTACTGTTATTGGGTACAATAAAGAAGCAGAAAGAGAAGCTAACTATGTAAGTGAACTTGCCCAGAAAGTATATTATATACCTATATATAGAGAAAGTCCTAGTTTAAAAGACAATATAGAAGTAATACGGGATAAAGTTTTAGAAATATATGGGACAGATAAAGTAGAAAGAGTTATTTTAAAATATAAATCAATAAGTACAGACGGAGTTTTTGTATTGAAAAGCAGTATTGCACCGGATCAGCTCATGCCAGGACTTATTTTGGAAACAGGGCATATAAAAGTAGATGTAAATATGAAGACAAATATAGAGGGTTGTTTTGCAGCAGGAGATTGTACAGGAAAACCATATCAGTATATGAAAGCTGTAGGTCAGGGACAGATAGCTGCACTTAATGTTGTTTCATATCTGGATAGCAAATAA
- the trxA gene encoding thioredoxin — MVEEIKDINFSESVKESSTPVVVDFWASWCGPCKMLSPVMEEVASELEGKAKFFKINVDENPVTTAQFKIGSIPTVMVFKDGSVVEQFIGFRPKDTIKDVLEKHI; from the coding sequence ATGGTAGAGGAAATAAAAGATATAAATTTTTCAGAATCTGTTAAGGAATCGTCAACTCCGGTAGTAGTGGATTTTTGGGCTTCATGGTGTGGTCCTTGCAAAATGCTTTCACCTGTTATGGAAGAAGTTGCTAGTGAGTTGGAAGGAAAAGCTAAGTTTTTTAAGATAAATGTGGATGAAAATCCTGTTACAACAGCACAATTTAAAATTGGAAGTATTCCAACTGTAATGGTATTTAAAGATGGAAGTGTAGTAGAACAGTTTATTGGCTTTAGACCTAAAGATACGATAAAAGATGTTTTAGAAAAACACATATAG
- a CDS encoding tetratricopeptide repeat protein: MNKSQKIYSRALNKYNNGYIDSAIKLCEESISIDIKNKSSINLKGLLLYLKGDLDKAQKLWKMNYQVNEDEVAQKYLESSKKDNEKIQFYKEALILIEKFKIDEALVLLEKCAESDFNYINVNNYSALCYMKKGQYARALEKINNVLKLDVKNVEAKENIKLLKNINIIGKKNNIKKICCISFIGILIACGIFLIVNNGNKAFVSVAKFFDTENMKTQNVNSEGNNKKVQNVDERTDKNIKKIFPLEGMKRYIENKDYDSMYVQVMNWRNEKLNSNEENLLSKAYELLTTEGCVYFYNLGCNYLKNKDYNNAGIYLKKAYEFGTGNELYPHIIYMLGTSFDLLGDSKGSIKYYEEYDHSFSDGSYEETVLYRLAIIYKDSNITQSKNYAEKLINNYPQSIYNNSQINNLIN; the protein is encoded by the coding sequence ATGAATAAATCTCAGAAGATATATAGTAGAGCTTTAAATAAATATAATAATGGATATATAGACTCTGCCATAAAGTTATGTGAGGAGAGTATATCTATAGATATAAAGAATAAATCATCCATTAATCTTAAAGGACTTCTGTTGTATTTAAAAGGTGATTTAGATAAAGCACAAAAGCTCTGGAAAATGAATTATCAGGTTAATGAAGATGAAGTTGCCCAAAAGTATCTTGAGAGTTCAAAGAAAGATAATGAGAAAATTCAATTTTATAAAGAAGCTCTAATACTAATTGAGAAATTTAAAATAGATGAAGCTTTAGTATTATTAGAAAAATGTGCTGAAAGTGATTTTAATTATATTAATGTAAATAACTACAGTGCATTGTGTTATATGAAGAAGGGTCAATATGCTAGGGCTTTGGAAAAGATAAATAATGTACTTAAACTGGATGTTAAAAATGTTGAGGCTAAAGAGAACATAAAACTGCTTAAAAACATAAATATAATAGGCAAAAAAAATAATATTAAAAAAATATGTTGTATTTCTTTTATTGGAATTTTAATAGCATGTGGTATATTTCTAATTGTGAATAATGGCAATAAAGCATTTGTAAGTGTTGCAAAATTTTTTGATACAGAAAATATGAAAACACAAAATGTAAATTCTGAAGGTAATAATAAAAAAGTTCAAAATGTGGATGAAAGAACTGATAAAAATATAAAAAAAATTTTTCCACTTGAAGGTATGAAAAGGTATATAGAAAATAAAGATTATGATTCTATGTATGTACAAGTTATGAATTGGAGAAATGAGAAACTGAATTCTAATGAGGAAAATTTGTTATCTAAAGCATATGAACTTTTAACTACAGAAGGATGTGTTTATTTTTATAATTTAGGGTGTAACTATTTGAAAAATAAAGATTATAATAATGCAGGGATCTATTTAAAAAAAGCCTATGAATTTGGAACAGGAAATGAATTATATCCTCATATAATTTATATGCTTGGGACTTCTTTTGATTTATTAGGGGATTCAAAAGGCTCTATAAAATATTATGAGGAATATGATCATAGTTTTTCTGATGGAAGTTATGAAGAAACAGTGTTGTATAGGCTTGCTATCATATATAAAGATTCAAATATAACACAATCTAAAAATTATGCTGAAAAGTTAATAAACAATTATCCTCAATCTATTTATAATAATTCACAAATAAATAATTTAATAAATTAA
- a CDS encoding DUF4652 domain-containing protein, translating into MKFKKVNFLICLFLMILTLAFTACSSDKNTSSTKVNTNTSSDNNDKKTNSNTAAVDTKDKDNEQTTENDNFSSNSTKNTGGINFIKKQLDSNTDITFNTEWKDSEDGNYSACIEGKGSEASEEGVGKIIIKNGQNLYSYEIENNTQISPKYIEWADGKNLLVIIASSHGTLAKGGDLYMLNVNTGEVSLLIKDSSKKQQIMSVQKDGNNINLKVNIYDDDAYNESHVEDWVINSFNTSLSGKIEVKNSDGKVVYKINE; encoded by the coding sequence ATGAAATTTAAAAAAGTAAATTTTCTAATATGTTTATTTTTAATGATTTTGACTTTAGCATTTACAGCTTGTTCTTCTGATAAGAATACTTCTTCTACTAAGGTAAATACTAATACTTCTTCTGATAATAATGATAAAAAGACAAATTCAAATACTGCAGCTGTTGACACTAAGGATAAAGATAATGAACAAACAACAGAAAACGATAATTTTTCCTCCAATAGTACTAAAAATACAGGTGGAATAAATTTTATAAAAAAACAATTAGATAGTAATACAGATATAACTTTTAATACTGAGTGGAAAGATTCAGAAGATGGAAATTACAGTGCTTGTATAGAAGGAAAAGGTAGTGAAGCTTCAGAGGAAGGCGTAGGAAAAATAATAATAAAAAATGGCCAAAATCTTTACAGTTATGAAATAGAGAATAATACTCAAATATCACCTAAATATATAGAATGGGCTGATGGAAAAAATCTACTGGTAATTATAGCATCTTCTCATGGAACACTGGCAAAAGGTGGAGATCTGTACATGCTTAATGTAAATACAGGAGAAGTTTCACTTTTAATAAAGGATTCAAGTAAAAAACAGCAGATAATGTCTGTACAAAAAGATGGAAATAATATAAATTTAAAAGTGAATATTTATGATGATGATGCATATAATGAATCTCATGTAGAAGATTGGGTTATTAATTCCTTTAATACAAGCTTAAGTGGCAAAATAGAAGTTAAAAATTCTGATGGGAAAGTAGTATATAAGATAAATGAATAA
- the ptsP gene encoding phosphoenolpyruvate--protein phosphotransferase produces MKRGIPASKGYAIGRIVIKEESGLKIQNAYVSDVSEEKTRFERALSLSKEQLEKIKTRTKHQLGKGKAEVFESHIMLLEDIEFAGAIELKIENEHINAEKAVYDVVNLYMETFKLMKDEYIRERSMDIKDVGDRILSNLTGNITSLGNLSSNTVVAAHDLTPSDTVQLDKNKVIAFITDLGGKTSHSVIMAKAFQIPAVVGMKDITSSVKNGDLVIVDGIEGVVIINPSKDLVAKYKIKMKKYRKEKEKLKSIINLKTVTKSGKQIKLLGNIERCEDVEQVIKNGGEGIGLFRTEFLYMDRDTMPEEDEQFEAYKYVLEKMKSKPVVIRTLDIGGDKKLSYFPMEEECNPFLGYRSIRVCLDRKDIFKVQLRALLRASVFGDLKIMFPMISSVEEFLQAKAVLKECMEELTLEKKEFNKDLQTGIMVEVPAAAINADEMAKYADFFSIGTNDLIQYTLAVDRVNEKVAYLYDPMHPAVLSLVKTTIEAAHKNKKLCGMCGEMASDENAIKYLVEYGLDEFSMSPQSILKIKQLIKSYC; encoded by the coding sequence ATGAAGAGAGGTATACCAGCTTCTAAAGGTTATGCAATAGGTAGGATAGTTATAAAAGAAGAAAGTGGATTAAAGATTCAAAATGCATATGTGTCAGATGTATCAGAAGAAAAAACAAGATTTGAACGAGCACTAAGTTTATCTAAAGAGCAGCTTGAAAAAATAAAAACAAGAACTAAACATCAGTTAGGAAAGGGTAAAGCAGAAGTATTTGAAAGTCACATTATGCTTTTGGAGGATATAGAATTTGCAGGAGCAATAGAATTAAAAATAGAAAATGAACATATAAATGCAGAAAAAGCCGTTTATGATGTAGTAAATTTGTATATGGAAACTTTCAAGCTTATGAAAGATGAATATATAAGAGAGAGATCAATGGATATAAAAGATGTAGGCGACAGAATACTTTCCAATCTCACAGGAAATATAACATCCTTAGGAAATTTGAGCAGCAATACAGTGGTTGCAGCTCATGATCTAACACCATCAGACACAGTTCAGTTGGATAAAAATAAAGTAATAGCTTTTATTACAGACCTTGGTGGAAAGACTTCTCACAGTGTTATTATGGCGAAGGCTTTCCAAATACCTGCAGTAGTAGGTATGAAAGATATAACAAGTTCCGTTAAAAATGGAGATTTGGTTATTGTAGATGGGATAGAAGGTGTAGTTATAATAAATCCTAGCAAAGACTTAGTGGCAAAGTATAAAATTAAAATGAAAAAGTATCGCAAAGAAAAAGAAAAACTTAAGAGTATAATAAATTTAAAGACAGTTACAAAGTCAGGAAAGCAAATAAAACTTTTAGGAAATATAGAAAGATGTGAGGATGTAGAGCAGGTCATAAAAAATGGAGGAGAGGGTATAGGACTTTTTAGAACTGAATTTTTATATATGGATAGAGATACTATGCCAGAGGAAGATGAACAATTTGAAGCATATAAGTATGTGCTTGAAAAGATGAAAAGTAAACCTGTAGTTATAAGAACTTTGGATATAGGTGGAGACAAAAAATTATCATATTTTCCTATGGAAGAAGAGTGTAATCCTTTTTTGGGATACAGATCTATTAGAGTGTGTCTTGATAGAAAAGATATATTTAAAGTTCAACTTAGAGCTCTTTTAAGGGCATCGGTTTTTGGAGATTTAAAAATAATGTTTCCTATGATAAGTTCTGTAGAAGAATTTTTACAAGCTAAGGCAGTACTAAAAGAATGTATGGAAGAACTTACTTTAGAAAAAAAAGAATTTAATAAGGATCTACAAACTGGAATAATGGTAGAAGTACCTGCTGCGGCCATAAATGCAGATGAAATGGCCAAATATGCAGATTTTTTTAGTATTGGAACTAATGATTTAATACAATATACTCTAGCTGTAGACAGGGTGAATGAAAAAGTGGCATATCTTTATGATCCAATGCATCCAGCAGTATTATCTCTCGTAAAAACTACTATAGAAGCTGCACATAAAAATAAAAAATTATGCGGTATGTGTGGAGAAATGGCATCAGATGAGAATGCCATTAAGTATTTAGTAGAATATGGATTAGATGAGTTTTCCATGAGTCCTCAATCTATATTAAAAATAAAACAACTTATTAAAAGTTATTGTTAA
- a CDS encoding tetratricopeptide repeat protein, whose translation MAFNRKKSINSKLFGKITLKTKILIFCILCIVAGTLITKIYYDNRYKNSNENLQKITTEDSVIKKADASEAESENNRKLEQNYKEAEESFSNKQYSNTIAKANEIIREDNTFYKAYNIKGIALCYSGNYEEGMDNIDKSLQLNPNFGYARFNKALAYELYGKYEEALSWYDKALEVENYIWSYYGKASIYGRRGDVSNTVKFLRIAVDMSPDIKEIAREEEDFNPVKDSQEFQDLVK comes from the coding sequence ATGGCTTTTAATAGGAAAAAAAGTATAAATTCAAAGCTATTTGGTAAAATTACTTTGAAAACTAAAATTTTGATATTTTGTATTTTGTGTATTGTAGCAGGAACTCTAATAACAAAAATTTATTATGATAATAGATATAAAAATAGCAATGAAAATTTACAAAAAATTACCACTGAGGATTCAGTTATAAAAAAAGCAGATGCCAGCGAAGCTGAAAGTGAAAATAACAGAAAATTGGAACAAAATTATAAAGAAGCAGAAGAGTCTTTTAGCAATAAACAGTATTCAAATACTATAGCTAAAGCAAACGAAATAATTCGTGAAGATAATACATTTTATAAGGCTTATAATATAAAAGGTATAGCATTATGCTATAGCGGCAATTATGAAGAGGGAATGGACAATATAGATAAATCTCTTCAGTTAAATCCTAACTTTGGATATGCAAGATTTAATAAAGCTCTTGCTTATGAACTTTATGGAAAATATGAAGAAGCCCTTAGTTGGTATGATAAGGCTTTGGAAGTAGAAAATTATATATGGAGTTATTATGGTAAAGCAAGCATATATGGAAGGCGAGGAGATGTTTCAAATACAGTGAAATTTTTAAGGATAGCTGTAGATATGTCACCAGATATTAAAGAAATAGCTAGGGAAGAAGAGGATTTTAATCCTGTAAAAGACTCACAGGAATTTCAGGATTTAGTAAAATAG
- the citX gene encoding citrate lyase holo-[acyl-carrier protein] synthase, with protein MGIDLTVNDFNAKGGVNEGKNDDNTNKNEVANDIEGELIKSIYVNCISENYNGIDAIIDKKYTREDIIKDKKERECRRKWLIKDYLSPLLSMKVNYPGICKNNYVSFRIMKIFCSLVIDEFKDRIMYKDLQVTSEGPILTLVINGDVCNIKRKVIEIEENHVLGKYIDIEVYNSDGTKINRKSLGFKPKKCYMCDEELLDCINDKRHDVNEMKQCIKNELEKYLKNNELKN; from the coding sequence ATGGGTATTGATTTAACTGTAAATGATTTTAATGCTAAAGGCGGCGTAAATGAAGGAAAAAATGATGATAATACAAATAAAAATGAAGTTGCTAATGATATAGAGGGAGAACTTATTAAATCTATATATGTAAATTGTATTTCAGAAAATTATAATGGAATAGATGCAATTATAGATAAAAAATATACCAGGGAAGATATTATTAAAGATAAAAAAGAAAGAGAATGTAGGAGAAAATGGCTTATAAAAGACTATTTGTCGCCTCTACTCTCTATGAAAGTCAATTATCCAGGAATCTGTAAGAATAATTATGTAAGCTTTAGAATAATGAAGATATTCTGCAGTTTGGTAATTGATGAATTTAAAGATAGAATAATGTATAAAGATTTACAAGTAACAAGTGAAGGACCTATACTAACTTTAGTTATTAATGGTGATGTCTGTAATATAAAAAGAAAAGTTATTGAAATAGAAGAAAACCATGTCTTAGGGAAATATATTGATATAGAAGTATATAATAGTGACGGAACTAAAATTAATAGAAAAAGTCTTGGATTTAAACCGAAGAAATGTTATATGTGTGATGAGGAACTTTTAGATTGTATAAATGATAAAAGACATGATGTAAATGAAATGAAACAATGCATAAAAAATGAACTTGAAAAGTACTTAAAGAATAATGAACTTAAAAATTAA